A genomic segment from Lignipirellula cremea encodes:
- a CDS encoding SixA phosphatase family protein: MKTLLILRHAKSSWADAGQADFDRPLNKRGRQSAPLIGQEIRERGITPWLVLSSTALRARLTTELVNAESGFTGQTVFEQDLYLAPPETYLERLRWLGGEANPAMVVGHNPGLEMLVGMLTGQHASFPTAALAIVDLPIDAWSELRSNTPGRLVDLVLPREL, encoded by the coding sequence ATGAAAACCCTTCTCATACTCCGCCACGCCAAATCCAGCTGGGCAGACGCAGGGCAGGCGGACTTCGATCGCCCGCTCAACAAACGCGGCCGACAATCGGCCCCGCTCATCGGCCAGGAGATTCGAGAACGCGGGATCACGCCCTGGCTGGTCCTCAGTTCGACCGCCTTACGGGCCCGACTGACGACCGAACTGGTCAATGCCGAGTCCGGTTTTACTGGCCAGACAGTATTCGAACAGGACCTCTACCTGGCCCCGCCGGAAACCTACCTGGAGCGCCTGCGGTGGCTGGGCGGCGAAGCCAACCCGGCGATGGTCGTCGGCCATAACCCGGGACTGGAGATGCTGGTCGGCATGCTGACCGGCCAGCATGCGTCATTCCCCACCGCCGCCCTGGCGATCGTCGACCTGCCGATCGATGCCTGGAGCGAGCTGCGTTCCAACACGCCCGGCCGCCTTGTCGATCTGGTCCTCCCGCGGGAACTGTAA